A single Cottoperca gobio chromosome 3, fCotGob3.1, whole genome shotgun sequence DNA region contains:
- the bnc1 gene encoding zinc finger protein basonuclin-1 isoform X1, giving the protein MTMAEAICCTLVNCNCDSFKPGKLKRRQCENCKHGWVAHALSKLKVHHIYQSSQVEIVHSNVVFDICSLMLYGTQAIPIRLKILLDRLFSVLKQEEVIQILNALDWTLQDYIRGYVLQDVAGKVLDRWAIMTFEEEIATLQQFLRFGETKSIVELMALQDKEGQAVLVPSTRTNSDIRTFIERNTPRTAANLSTSKIDKLSSSSMHHFENFVNSMAFMLPFQLLGSVPAPFLGSPTGPQQHQQHQQPCRGSMEQLSQRRDDKGCDGLGRDNPLPLSHPTESSLLGSSSVSFTVDLDRSVDKPMDSLSTTTKIEAEDFSTSDNYSDGPSTPCTPSMSCDVTQMSPEGKLRSLDRNGCGGGGGSGGGVCSLKKGRVYCNACEKTFYDKGTLKIHYNAVHLKIKHKCTIEGCNMVFSSLRSRNRHSANPNPRLHMPMNRNNRDKDLRGSLSGDESSQGENRSEYGTPIPVCSAESHKSVPSYMVSHVDTGSKLHSSSFPSMGQSGILFPNLKTVQPVLPFYRSLVTPAELANTPGTLPSLPLLSSSVSIKHISVSESCITDPIPKKKSRKSSMPIKIEKEVMERDEQMDKESSSEEDAPLQARDKEECDGSQAEGHKCERQAVVEGDARGAYFGEEKEREGAKHILDQTLDKEMAVREDKDNGPRQAETGVITCASSPFEDRLMENHCDNNLLCQEPNGNEEMEDMEHVNSLHAADKNSELKWDEGERRLTNGGALQLIDRETEGSDGCLDDYGDLRLSHLDPNADLPHNCEICCKTFRNPYSVKMHYQNVHLKEMHMCTVDGCNAAFPSRRSRDRHSANLNLHHKLLTKDTFSPANTLYLPSSHCRDRDSAGQDYYQDQRDRDLPHRDPTSQTSVIFRGHNRMGLVFPMSKMSTAPNSAEASPLGEMEGLGEGGGEGGGSGEDGAVLDLSTSSSAPPRGIGNALSTWDSDGVGSEEGAGIEEDEETLPMEDSDESCDGIGVGRPGGEELTLGGERTLGCVGAGQSGLQGGGGGSPITCHVCQKVYSNKGTFRAHYKTVHLRLLHKCKVPGCDTSFSSVRSRNRHSQNPNLHRNLAVSSGATIDQE; this is encoded by the exons GCTATCTGCTGCACTTTGGTGAACTGTAACTGTGACAGCTTCAAGCCTGGGAAGCTGAAGAGGAGGCAGTGTGAAAACTGCAAGCATGGCTGGGTAGCACATG CCCTGAGTAAACTGAAGGTGCACCACATATACCAGAGCAGCCAGGTGGAGATTGTGCACTCCAACGTTGTGTTCGATATCTGCAGCCTGATGCTATATGGTACCCAAGCCATCCCTATCCGCCTCAAGATCCTCCTGGACCGCCTCTTCTCTGTGCTCAAGCAGGAGGAGGTCATCCAGATCCTCAACGCACTTGACTGGACACTGCAGGACTACATACGAGGATACGTGCTGCAG GATGTAGCAGGGAAGGTGCTGGACCGGTGGGCCATTATGACGTTCGAGGAGGAGATTGCCACACTCCAGCAGTTCTTGCGTTTTGGCGAGACCAAGTCCATAGTGGAGCTGATGGCTCTGCAGGACAAGGAGGGCCAGGCTGTATTGGTACCCAGCACCCGCACCAACTCAGATATCCGCACTTTCATTGAGCGTAACACCCCACGCACTGCTGCCAACCTCTCTACATCCAAAATCGATAAGTTGAGCAGCAGTAGCATGCACCACTTTGAGAACTTTGTCAACAGCATGGCCTTCATGCTGCCCTTCCAGCTGCTAGGCTCTGTTCCTGCACCGTTTCTGGGTTCACCAACAGGGCCACAGCAGCACCAGCAACATCAGCAACCATGCCGTGGGTCAATGGAGCAACTGAGTCAGAGACGAGATGATAAAGGTTGTGATGGTCTAGGGAGGGACaaccctctccctctttctcaccCTACAGAGAGCAGCCTGCTAGGTTCCAGCTCTGTCTCATTCACTGTTGATCTAGACCGAAGTGTAGACAAACCAATGGACAGCCTCTCCACCACCACAAAGATAGAGGCAGAGGACTTCTCCACTAGTGACAACTACTCAGATGGACCCTCCACACCGTGCACACCCTCAATGAGCTGTGATGTAACACAGATGTCACCTGAGGGAAAGCTGCGCTCCCTGGACAGGAATGGTTGCGGCGGTGGAGGGGGCTCAGGAGGTGGAGTATGCTCTCTGAAGAAAGGTCGTGTATATTGCAACGCTTGTGAGAAGACATTCTACGACAAAGGCACACTAAAAATCCACTACAACGCAGTGCACCTGAAGATTAAGCACAAGTGTACCATTGAGGGCTGCAACATGGTGTTCAGCTCGCTGCGCAGTCGCAATCGCCATAGTGCCAACCCCAACCCGCGGCTGCACATGCCTATGAACCGTAACAACCGGGACAAAGACCTACGGGGCAGCTTGTCTGGCGATGAGAGCTCTCAAGGAGAGAATAGGTCTGAATATGGAACCCCCATCCCTGTCTGCTCTGCAGAAAGCCATAAGTCAGTGCCCAGCTACATGGTGAGCCATGTAGACACTGGCTCTAAACTCCACAGCAGCTCGTTCCCCAGCATGGGCCAGAGTGGTATCCTCTTCCCTAACTTAAAAACAGTACAACCAGTCCTTCCTTTCTACCGCAGCCTGGTAACCCCGGCAGAGCTTGCCAACACCCCAGGAACATTACCTTCCCTTCCTCTGTTATCGTCCTCTGTATCTATTAAACACATCTCAGTCTCTGAATCCTGCATAACAGACCCCATACCAAAGAAAAAGTCTCGAAAGTCAAGCATGCCAataaagatagagaaagaggTGATGGAACGAGATGAGCAAATGGATAAGGAGAGTAGCTCTGAGGAAGATGCTCCTTTACAGGCTAGGGACAAAGAAGAGTGTGACGGAAGCCAAGCAGAAGGGCATAAGTGCGAAAGACAAGCTGTGGTGGAGGGGGATGCGAGAGGGGCTTACTTTGGCgaagagaaggaaagggaaGGGGCCAAGCATATTTTGGACCAAACTTTAGATAAAGAAATGGCAGTGAGGGAGGACAAAGATAATGGGCCAAGGCAAGCTGAAACAGGGGTCATCACTTGTGCATCTTCCCCCTTCGAAGACAGACTGATGGAGAATCACTGTGACAACAACTTACTCTGTCAGGAACCCAATGGCAATGAAGAAATGGAGGACATGGAGCATGTCAACTCACTGCATGCAGCTGACAAGAACTCAGAGCTCAAATGGGATGAGGGTGAGCGCAGGCTGACTAATGGGGGCGCTCTCCAACTCATAGATCGTGAGACGGAGGGATCGGATGGCTGTTTAGACGACTACGGTGACTTACGTTTGTCTCACCTCGACCCCAACGCTGATCTGCCACACAACTGTGAGATCTGCTGTAAGACCTTTAGGAACCCCTACAGCGTCAAGATGCACTACCAAAATGTTCACCTGAAGGAGATGCACATGTGCACAGTGGACGGCTGCAATGCTGCCTTTCCCTCCCGCAGGAGCCGAGACAG ACACAGTGCAAATTTGAACCTGCACCACAAGCTGCTGACCAAAGACACATTCAGCCCAGCCAACACCCTTTACTTGCCCTCGTCCCACTGTAGAGACAGAGACTCTGCTGGCCAGGACTACTACCAAGACCAGCGGGACAGAGATCTACCCCATCGAGACCCAACCAGCCAGACATCCGTCATCTTCCGAGGACACAATCGTATGGGCCTGGTTTTCCCAATGAGCAAAATGTCTACCGCACCAAACAGTGCTGAGGCATCTCCCCTAGGAGAAATGGAGGGAttaggagagggaggaggagaaggtggtGGAAGTGGGGAGGATGGGGCAGTCCTTGACCTGagcacctcctcctctgccccACCTCGAGGCATTGGCAATGCTTTATCTACCTGGGACTCAGATGGTGTCGGTAGTGAGGAAGGGGCAGGGattgaagaggatgaggagacaCTCCCCATGGAAGACAGTGATGAAAGTTGCGATGGGATTGGCGTGGGGAGGCCTGGGGGCGAGGAGTTGACACTCGGGGGAGAGAGAACCCTGGGCTGTGTTGGGGCAGGACAATCCGGGCTTCAGGGAGGTGGGGGTGGATCTCCGATAACCTGCCACGTCTGCCAAAAGGTCTACAGCAATAAGGGCACATTCAGAGCTCATTACAAGACTGTCCATCTGCGACTGCTTCACAAGTGTAAAGTCCCTGGCTGTGATACATCCTTCTCCTCTGTGCGAAGCAGAAACAGGCACAGCCAGAACCCAAACCTTCACAGGAACCTGGCTGTTAGCTCAGGTGCCACAATAGACCAGGAGTAA
- the bnc1 gene encoding zinc finger protein basonuclin-1 isoform X2, which yields MDIQAICCTLVNCNCDSFKPGKLKRRQCENCKHGWVAHALSKLKVHHIYQSSQVEIVHSNVVFDICSLMLYGTQAIPIRLKILLDRLFSVLKQEEVIQILNALDWTLQDYIRGYVLQDVAGKVLDRWAIMTFEEEIATLQQFLRFGETKSIVELMALQDKEGQAVLVPSTRTNSDIRTFIERNTPRTAANLSTSKIDKLSSSSMHHFENFVNSMAFMLPFQLLGSVPAPFLGSPTGPQQHQQHQQPCRGSMEQLSQRRDDKGCDGLGRDNPLPLSHPTESSLLGSSSVSFTVDLDRSVDKPMDSLSTTTKIEAEDFSTSDNYSDGPSTPCTPSMSCDVTQMSPEGKLRSLDRNGCGGGGGSGGGVCSLKKGRVYCNACEKTFYDKGTLKIHYNAVHLKIKHKCTIEGCNMVFSSLRSRNRHSANPNPRLHMPMNRNNRDKDLRGSLSGDESSQGENRSEYGTPIPVCSAESHKSVPSYMVSHVDTGSKLHSSSFPSMGQSGILFPNLKTVQPVLPFYRSLVTPAELANTPGTLPSLPLLSSSVSIKHISVSESCITDPIPKKKSRKSSMPIKIEKEVMERDEQMDKESSSEEDAPLQARDKEECDGSQAEGHKCERQAVVEGDARGAYFGEEKEREGAKHILDQTLDKEMAVREDKDNGPRQAETGVITCASSPFEDRLMENHCDNNLLCQEPNGNEEMEDMEHVNSLHAADKNSELKWDEGERRLTNGGALQLIDRETEGSDGCLDDYGDLRLSHLDPNADLPHNCEICCKTFRNPYSVKMHYQNVHLKEMHMCTVDGCNAAFPSRRSRDRHSANLNLHHKLLTKDTFSPANTLYLPSSHCRDRDSAGQDYYQDQRDRDLPHRDPTSQTSVIFRGHNRMGLVFPMSKMSTAPNSAEASPLGEMEGLGEGGGEGGGSGEDGAVLDLSTSSSAPPRGIGNALSTWDSDGVGSEEGAGIEEDEETLPMEDSDESCDGIGVGRPGGEELTLGGERTLGCVGAGQSGLQGGGGGSPITCHVCQKVYSNKGTFRAHYKTVHLRLLHKCKVPGCDTSFSSVRSRNRHSQNPNLHRNLAVSSGATIDQE from the exons GCTATCTGCTGCACTTTGGTGAACTGTAACTGTGACAGCTTCAAGCCTGGGAAGCTGAAGAGGAGGCAGTGTGAAAACTGCAAGCATGGCTGGGTAGCACATG CCCTGAGTAAACTGAAGGTGCACCACATATACCAGAGCAGCCAGGTGGAGATTGTGCACTCCAACGTTGTGTTCGATATCTGCAGCCTGATGCTATATGGTACCCAAGCCATCCCTATCCGCCTCAAGATCCTCCTGGACCGCCTCTTCTCTGTGCTCAAGCAGGAGGAGGTCATCCAGATCCTCAACGCACTTGACTGGACACTGCAGGACTACATACGAGGATACGTGCTGCAG GATGTAGCAGGGAAGGTGCTGGACCGGTGGGCCATTATGACGTTCGAGGAGGAGATTGCCACACTCCAGCAGTTCTTGCGTTTTGGCGAGACCAAGTCCATAGTGGAGCTGATGGCTCTGCAGGACAAGGAGGGCCAGGCTGTATTGGTACCCAGCACCCGCACCAACTCAGATATCCGCACTTTCATTGAGCGTAACACCCCACGCACTGCTGCCAACCTCTCTACATCCAAAATCGATAAGTTGAGCAGCAGTAGCATGCACCACTTTGAGAACTTTGTCAACAGCATGGCCTTCATGCTGCCCTTCCAGCTGCTAGGCTCTGTTCCTGCACCGTTTCTGGGTTCACCAACAGGGCCACAGCAGCACCAGCAACATCAGCAACCATGCCGTGGGTCAATGGAGCAACTGAGTCAGAGACGAGATGATAAAGGTTGTGATGGTCTAGGGAGGGACaaccctctccctctttctcaccCTACAGAGAGCAGCCTGCTAGGTTCCAGCTCTGTCTCATTCACTGTTGATCTAGACCGAAGTGTAGACAAACCAATGGACAGCCTCTCCACCACCACAAAGATAGAGGCAGAGGACTTCTCCACTAGTGACAACTACTCAGATGGACCCTCCACACCGTGCACACCCTCAATGAGCTGTGATGTAACACAGATGTCACCTGAGGGAAAGCTGCGCTCCCTGGACAGGAATGGTTGCGGCGGTGGAGGGGGCTCAGGAGGTGGAGTATGCTCTCTGAAGAAAGGTCGTGTATATTGCAACGCTTGTGAGAAGACATTCTACGACAAAGGCACACTAAAAATCCACTACAACGCAGTGCACCTGAAGATTAAGCACAAGTGTACCATTGAGGGCTGCAACATGGTGTTCAGCTCGCTGCGCAGTCGCAATCGCCATAGTGCCAACCCCAACCCGCGGCTGCACATGCCTATGAACCGTAACAACCGGGACAAAGACCTACGGGGCAGCTTGTCTGGCGATGAGAGCTCTCAAGGAGAGAATAGGTCTGAATATGGAACCCCCATCCCTGTCTGCTCTGCAGAAAGCCATAAGTCAGTGCCCAGCTACATGGTGAGCCATGTAGACACTGGCTCTAAACTCCACAGCAGCTCGTTCCCCAGCATGGGCCAGAGTGGTATCCTCTTCCCTAACTTAAAAACAGTACAACCAGTCCTTCCTTTCTACCGCAGCCTGGTAACCCCGGCAGAGCTTGCCAACACCCCAGGAACATTACCTTCCCTTCCTCTGTTATCGTCCTCTGTATCTATTAAACACATCTCAGTCTCTGAATCCTGCATAACAGACCCCATACCAAAGAAAAAGTCTCGAAAGTCAAGCATGCCAataaagatagagaaagaggTGATGGAACGAGATGAGCAAATGGATAAGGAGAGTAGCTCTGAGGAAGATGCTCCTTTACAGGCTAGGGACAAAGAAGAGTGTGACGGAAGCCAAGCAGAAGGGCATAAGTGCGAAAGACAAGCTGTGGTGGAGGGGGATGCGAGAGGGGCTTACTTTGGCgaagagaaggaaagggaaGGGGCCAAGCATATTTTGGACCAAACTTTAGATAAAGAAATGGCAGTGAGGGAGGACAAAGATAATGGGCCAAGGCAAGCTGAAACAGGGGTCATCACTTGTGCATCTTCCCCCTTCGAAGACAGACTGATGGAGAATCACTGTGACAACAACTTACTCTGTCAGGAACCCAATGGCAATGAAGAAATGGAGGACATGGAGCATGTCAACTCACTGCATGCAGCTGACAAGAACTCAGAGCTCAAATGGGATGAGGGTGAGCGCAGGCTGACTAATGGGGGCGCTCTCCAACTCATAGATCGTGAGACGGAGGGATCGGATGGCTGTTTAGACGACTACGGTGACTTACGTTTGTCTCACCTCGACCCCAACGCTGATCTGCCACACAACTGTGAGATCTGCTGTAAGACCTTTAGGAACCCCTACAGCGTCAAGATGCACTACCAAAATGTTCACCTGAAGGAGATGCACATGTGCACAGTGGACGGCTGCAATGCTGCCTTTCCCTCCCGCAGGAGCCGAGACAG ACACAGTGCAAATTTGAACCTGCACCACAAGCTGCTGACCAAAGACACATTCAGCCCAGCCAACACCCTTTACTTGCCCTCGTCCCACTGTAGAGACAGAGACTCTGCTGGCCAGGACTACTACCAAGACCAGCGGGACAGAGATCTACCCCATCGAGACCCAACCAGCCAGACATCCGTCATCTTCCGAGGACACAATCGTATGGGCCTGGTTTTCCCAATGAGCAAAATGTCTACCGCACCAAACAGTGCTGAGGCATCTCCCCTAGGAGAAATGGAGGGAttaggagagggaggaggagaaggtggtGGAAGTGGGGAGGATGGGGCAGTCCTTGACCTGagcacctcctcctctgccccACCTCGAGGCATTGGCAATGCTTTATCTACCTGGGACTCAGATGGTGTCGGTAGTGAGGAAGGGGCAGGGattgaagaggatgaggagacaCTCCCCATGGAAGACAGTGATGAAAGTTGCGATGGGATTGGCGTGGGGAGGCCTGGGGGCGAGGAGTTGACACTCGGGGGAGAGAGAACCCTGGGCTGTGTTGGGGCAGGACAATCCGGGCTTCAGGGAGGTGGGGGTGGATCTCCGATAACCTGCCACGTCTGCCAAAAGGTCTACAGCAATAAGGGCACATTCAGAGCTCATTACAAGACTGTCCATCTGCGACTGCTTCACAAGTGTAAAGTCCCTGGCTGTGATACATCCTTCTCCTCTGTGCGAAGCAGAAACAGGCACAGCCAGAACCCAAACCTTCACAGGAACCTGGCTGTTAGCTCAGGTGCCACAATAGACCAGGAGTAA